A stretch of the Gimesia sp. genome encodes the following:
- a CDS encoding cation diffusion facilitator family transporter codes for MAAADSAGNSNEPSPAPLLEEFPEPLELSDDVTRIRRRRTSRLMKVAWVGINVRLFVIVMELVGLWFLGHSVLLVDALASCADVFTSLAILFAIRLAEQPPDEDHPFGHGRYEPLAGFQLGILILVVGTGTFFYQLVAAFSHVQYEVIGWVSWTIPLFAAVLLEVTCRVVLRMARQEKSSAMIAEAYHYRTDALTSFLAALGLLIASWIPGYGHLIDHITAMLLALIMIYLGWVAARENLHELTDKIPDQKYFDQVRASALKVTGVLDVEKVRIQTAGPDAHVNIDIEVNPNETVDQAHLTAQQVRQQIQHDWPSVREVVVHVEPYYEDDH; via the coding sequence ATGGCAGCTGCTGACAGTGCTGGTAATTCGAATGAGCCTTCCCCGGCTCCCCTGCTGGAGGAATTTCCGGAACCGCTGGAATTGTCGGACGATGTCACGCGGATTCGTCGCCGCAGAACTTCCCGGCTCATGAAAGTGGCCTGGGTGGGGATCAATGTCCGCCTGTTCGTGATCGTGATGGAGCTGGTGGGGCTCTGGTTTCTGGGACACTCGGTCCTGCTGGTCGATGCCCTGGCGAGCTGTGCTGATGTTTTTACTTCGCTGGCAATTCTGTTCGCGATTCGCCTGGCAGAACAGCCTCCCGATGAGGACCATCCTTTCGGACATGGTCGTTATGAGCCGCTGGCAGGGTTCCAGCTGGGCATCTTGATTCTGGTGGTCGGGACCGGCACGTTTTTCTATCAGCTGGTAGCAGCATTCAGCCACGTTCAGTACGAAGTGATCGGCTGGGTGAGTTGGACGATTCCCCTGTTTGCTGCCGTACTACTGGAAGTGACCTGTCGGGTGGTACTCCGTATGGCCCGTCAGGAGAAGAGCTCCGCGATGATAGCCGAAGCTTATCATTATCGAACCGATGCCCTGACCAGCTTCCTGGCGGCCCTCGGGCTGCTGATAGCCAGCTGGATCCCCGGTTACGGCCATTTGATCGATCACATCACAGCAATGCTGCTGGCGTTAATCATGATCTACCTGGGCTGGGTCGCTGCCCGGGAGAACCTGCACGAGCTGACCGATAAGATTCCCGATCAGAAGTATTTTGATCAGGTGCGGGCCTCAGCCCTGAAGGTAACAGGGGTGCTGGATGTAGAAAAGGTCCGGATTCAGACTGCAGGGCCTGACGCACATGTGAATATCGACATTGAAGTCAACCCGAACGAAACCGTCGATCAGGCCCATCTGACGGCCCAGCAGGTCCGCCAGCAGATTCAGCACGACTGGCCTTCCGTGCGGGAGGTTGTGGTGCACGTCGAGCCGTACTACGAAGATGACCATTAA
- a CDS encoding aminopeptidase P family protein: protein MTIVAVNAHAPISSGEIPTSDPRRATDVEYKQQQLISLLEAHNLDALLLQSPENMAWFTAGAELTRTGSNDPCAAVFITPDARLIACSNVDANQIFDRAIPGLGFQIKTRPWHEPLSQLVRDLCKGRNVASDTGVEGTLNLSNEIRTLRFPFTELEGERIRELGKLVSHAVEATARRVERGNTEQEIAGCLSHRLLKHGVNPRRLQVMADGQSIRYRHWGYGEDRLERYCVISAVGSQNGLHAAATRTVSLGKPPSTIIKSHHLALLMQATGMYFSKPDWALFDTWNRVKRIYEKYDCPDEWQHADQADIMGYQSAETSILINSEFKFQPGMAAFWHPSVGPAMTGDTILIEENETIMITPMEQWPAAKIMVKENQLSLPDILILPDAD, encoded by the coding sequence ATGACGATCGTAGCAGTGAATGCTCATGCACCAATCTCTTCCGGAGAAATTCCCACGTCAGACCCCCGGCGTGCCACCGATGTGGAATACAAGCAGCAACAGCTGATCTCGCTGCTGGAGGCTCATAACCTCGATGCGCTGCTGCTGCAGTCCCCCGAAAATATGGCCTGGTTCACCGCGGGAGCCGAGCTGACCCGAACCGGATCGAACGATCCCTGTGCTGCGGTCTTCATTACCCCGGATGCCCGCTTGATTGCCTGCAGCAATGTCGACGCGAATCAGATTTTTGACCGTGCCATTCCAGGGCTGGGCTTTCAGATCAAAACCCGCCCCTGGCATGAACCCTTGTCACAACTGGTGCGGGACCTGTGCAAAGGACGGAATGTCGCCAGTGACACCGGAGTCGAGGGGACGCTGAATCTCTCCAACGAAATAAGGACCCTGCGGTTTCCGTTTACCGAACTGGAAGGGGAACGCATCCGTGAACTGGGGAAACTGGTTTCGCATGCGGTTGAAGCGACTGCCCGCCGGGTCGAACGGGGAAATACCGAACAGGAAATCGCCGGCTGCCTTTCACATCGTCTGTTGAAACATGGCGTCAACCCCCGGCGGTTACAGGTGATGGCAGACGGACAGAGTATCCGTTATCGACACTGGGGCTATGGTGAAGACCGCCTCGAGCGTTACTGTGTAATCTCTGCCGTCGGTTCCCAAAACGGTCTGCATGCGGCTGCGACACGCACCGTATCTCTGGGAAAACCTCCTTCCACTATCATCAAATCTCATCATCTGGCACTGCTCATGCAGGCGACGGGAATGTATTTTTCCAAGCCGGACTGGGCTCTGTTTGATACGTGGAACCGGGTGAAACGCATCTACGAGAAATACGATTGCCCCGATGAATGGCAGCACGCCGACCAGGCGGACATCATGGGGTATCAGTCGGCTGAGACCTCAATTCTGATCAATAGTGAGTTCAAGTTTCAGCCCGGCATGGCTGCATTCTGGCATCCCTCCGTTGGTCCTGCGATGACGGGGGATACCATTCTGATCGAAGAGAATGAGACCATCATGATTACGCCGATGGAGCAATGGCCTGCGGCCAAGATCATGGTGAAGGAAAACCAGCTGAGCCTGCCCGATATTCTGATTCTGCCTGACGCAGACTGA
- a CDS encoding TIGR03546 family protein: protein MSYWLRSLRFLASAFTGVSSPRQLALGFSMGMVIGLVPKDNLIALMLLFILASSKVNLCSASLATLVFSWLGILLDPLSHLLGKNVLSAPSLQGFWQSVYELPLAPWTDFNNTVVMGSLLLGLCLFYPAFRLTRPLFEKYTPIMAERLKKYWIVKLLWGTEVGTVMGEVS from the coding sequence ATGTCTTACTGGCTTCGCTCTCTGCGATTTCTGGCCAGCGCCTTCACTGGCGTTTCCTCACCGCGTCAACTGGCCCTCGGGTTCAGTATGGGCATGGTGATCGGTCTGGTTCCCAAAGATAATCTCATCGCCTTGATGCTGCTGTTCATTCTGGCGAGTTCCAAGGTCAATCTCTGCTCCGCTTCCCTGGCGACCCTCGTCTTTTCCTGGCTGGGTATTTTGCTCGATCCATTGAGTCATCTGCTGGGGAAAAATGTCCTCAGCGCGCCGTCGTTACAGGGATTCTGGCAAAGCGTGTATGAACTCCCGCTGGCTCCCTGGACCGATTTCAATAATACCGTCGTGATGGGCAGCCTGTTGCTGGGGCTCTGTCTGTTCTATCCGGCTTTTCGACTGACGCGCCCCCTCTTCGAAAAGTACACGCCGATCATGGCTGAGCGGCTGAAAAAGTACTGGATTGTCAAACTGCTCTGGGGAACCGAAGTCGGTACGGTGATGGGAGAGGTTTCATGA
- a CDS encoding porin, which yields MNKFSQWIVVALAISTHGIVFGGETYPEPGYLGESAPATEESLYQPISLNVAEEAVCAPDTMAAQDCVNQICLPECQCCNFLEQFLMRHSPIYPSMNSQRVRVGGWLDQGFTGNFQKPSNNFNLPVTFNDRSNEYQMNQLYLFVERPVDFGGDEFDWGFRGDLLYGTDYFYTTALGLETRSDGAPHWNSSNGPRSSGGYNYAMYGLAMPQLYAEFYLPFLSGVSFKAGHFYTPIGYESVMAPKNFFYSHSYSMQYGEPFTHTGVLGTVQINEQLQVLAGVARGWDAWEDPNDDGELLAGIGWNSANEDTSINLTLTSGDQDNGFSNTANRTLLSFVLSHDFTDCLTYVFQSDFGIQDNGTINNQFQVVPAKWYSFNQYLFYDITDKFAVGARFEYFRDQNFSRVLQVPEFLATGGNYYGLTVGANWRPHPCVTVRPELRFDWSDTRAPLLNVQGPYRNFQSDYQVLLGGDVIIRF from the coding sequence CGCGATCAGTACGCACGGTATCGTGTTCGGTGGAGAAACTTACCCGGAACCCGGTTACCTGGGCGAATCGGCTCCAGCCACGGAGGAGAGCCTGTACCAGCCGATCTCGCTAAACGTAGCAGAGGAAGCAGTTTGCGCCCCTGATACCATGGCCGCTCAGGACTGCGTGAATCAGATCTGCCTGCCCGAATGCCAGTGCTGCAATTTCCTCGAGCAGTTTCTGATGCGTCACTCGCCGATCTACCCTTCGATGAACTCTCAGCGGGTTCGCGTTGGCGGCTGGTTGGACCAGGGTTTCACAGGCAACTTCCAGAAACCATCAAACAACTTCAACCTGCCTGTCACCTTCAACGACCGCTCTAACGAATACCAGATGAATCAGCTGTACCTGTTCGTCGAGCGTCCCGTTGACTTCGGCGGCGATGAGTTCGACTGGGGTTTCCGGGGAGACCTGCTCTACGGTACTGACTACTTTTATACAACCGCCCTCGGTCTGGAAACCCGCTCTGATGGAGCCCCTCACTGGAACAGCTCCAACGGACCTCGGAGCAGCGGCGGATATAATTATGCCATGTACGGCCTGGCGATGCCTCAGTTATATGCAGAATTCTATCTGCCCTTCCTGTCTGGCGTCAGCTTCAAAGCTGGTCACTTTTATACGCCCATCGGTTATGAAAGCGTGATGGCCCCGAAGAACTTCTTCTACTCGCACTCTTATAGCATGCAGTATGGTGAGCCCTTCACTCATACCGGTGTACTGGGCACAGTGCAGATCAATGAACAACTACAGGTACTTGCCGGTGTCGCTCGGGGCTGGGACGCCTGGGAAGATCCGAATGACGATGGGGAACTGCTGGCAGGTATCGGCTGGAACAGCGCTAATGAAGACACCAGCATCAACCTGACCCTGACTTCAGGCGATCAGGACAACGGATTCAGCAATACCGCCAACCGGACCCTGCTCAGCTTCGTGTTGTCGCACGACTTCACCGATTGCCTGACCTACGTCTTCCAGAGCGATTTCGGGATTCAGGACAACGGAACTATCAACAACCAGTTCCAGGTCGTTCCTGCCAAATGGTACTCCTTTAATCAATACCTGTTCTACGACATCACCGACAAATTTGCCGTGGGTGCCCGCTTCGAATACTTCCGGGACCAGAACTTCTCACGGGTCCTGCAGGTACCTGAGTTCCTGGCCACCGGCGGAAACTATTATGGTCTGACCGTGGGTGCCAACTGGCGACCACATCCCTGCGTCACTGTTCGACCGGAACTGCGGTTCGACTGGTCTGATACCCGGGCTCCTCTGCTCAACGTTCAGGGACCTTACCGCAACTTCCAGTCTGATTACCAGGTCCTGCTGGGTGGCGACGTGATCATCCGCTTCTAA
- a CDS encoding TIGR03545 family protein — MKWNYLLPRLTLAAIIWVFFAFAFDPLVRSGLIQVSQSVTGTQVEIYDLKTGFFPPAIKTGPVAIASPAKDKSYIATFSEMELKLAGRPLLQRNLIVEEAAILGMEFNPPRSTFATGEENSEPGSHFHLNFAPFRKKSKQLGKSWLDVLKQSAVEQLDPDRLATVQVSKQVQLEWKQRFAQYESRVDQVKLELDSVQDSVKTAEGKTLDRIKTYAESAERVDLLVKEGKQMREELNNLPQLAQRDFQRIEDAKDQDLAQLDSLMDSVSPDPEKILHALIGEELTAQLEEMTGWSSMIFQTVNTMRDEPEPERMQGEWIDFRPADALPNVLFRQIKVSGSARVNQQKYPFQALVRELSSEPTAYRRPIQLQARVEAEGEVRLAGELKFYEQQPTHDFLVKFDLPKQKTIQLENSDKLSLALIADQTECESRISFRENDFTCRVEFKQTPVRFQFDSEQAGIKPLTQVVAQALSTIDSISATLEGSGSYSQPVWRLESETGEQIARGLKLACQAEIGRQKQALAQQIEQLAQQERDQLIEKLNRQYSEVIADLEKEETRVQSVIQKVSGRSLNIRSLLR, encoded by the coding sequence ATGAAGTGGAATTACCTGCTCCCTCGTCTGACCCTGGCAGCGATTATCTGGGTCTTTTTTGCCTTCGCCTTCGATCCGCTCGTGCGCTCCGGCCTGATTCAAGTGAGTCAATCCGTGACGGGAACGCAGGTGGAAATTTACGATCTCAAAACCGGTTTCTTTCCCCCGGCGATCAAGACCGGGCCGGTGGCAATCGCCAGTCCGGCGAAAGATAAGAGCTACATCGCCACGTTTTCTGAGATGGAACTGAAACTCGCGGGACGCCCGTTGCTGCAGCGGAACCTGATTGTCGAAGAGGCGGCCATTCTGGGAATGGAATTCAATCCGCCACGTTCCACTTTTGCAACTGGAGAAGAAAATTCGGAGCCGGGCAGTCACTTTCATCTGAATTTCGCTCCCTTTCGTAAAAAGTCAAAACAACTGGGTAAGAGCTGGCTGGATGTTTTGAAGCAGTCTGCTGTCGAGCAGCTGGATCCCGATCGTCTGGCAACCGTACAGGTTTCAAAGCAGGTCCAACTGGAGTGGAAGCAGCGTTTCGCACAGTATGAATCGAGGGTGGACCAGGTGAAGCTGGAACTGGATTCGGTTCAGGATTCGGTCAAAACCGCCGAGGGTAAGACCCTGGATCGAATCAAAACCTACGCGGAGTCGGCTGAACGTGTCGATCTGCTGGTCAAGGAAGGCAAGCAGATGCGGGAGGAACTCAATAACCTGCCTCAACTGGCACAGCGCGATTTCCAGCGGATCGAAGACGCCAAAGATCAGGATCTGGCGCAACTCGATTCGCTGATGGACTCCGTCTCGCCCGATCCAGAGAAAATTCTGCATGCCCTGATTGGTGAAGAACTCACAGCACAACTGGAAGAGATGACCGGCTGGTCGAGTATGATCTTTCAGACTGTGAACACCATGCGCGACGAACCCGAACCGGAGCGGATGCAGGGAGAGTGGATTGACTTCCGACCGGCGGATGCACTGCCGAATGTGTTATTCAGGCAGATCAAAGTGAGTGGAAGCGCGCGTGTGAATCAACAGAAATATCCATTTCAGGCACTCGTGCGGGAACTCTCTTCTGAGCCGACAGCGTATCGCCGGCCGATTCAGCTGCAGGCACGCGTCGAGGCGGAAGGGGAAGTCAGGCTCGCGGGAGAACTCAAATTTTATGAGCAGCAGCCCACGCACGACTTTCTGGTCAAGTTTGACCTGCCGAAACAGAAAACGATTCAACTTGAGAATTCCGATAAGTTATCGCTGGCACTGATCGCGGATCAGACTGAGTGTGAGTCGCGGATTTCGTTTCGGGAAAATGATTTCACGTGCCGGGTGGAATTTAAACAGACTCCCGTGCGGTTTCAGTTCGATTCTGAGCAGGCGGGCATCAAGCCTCTGACACAAGTCGTCGCCCAGGCGCTCTCCACCATCGATTCCATTTCGGCGACCCTGGAGGGATCGGGAAGTTACAGCCAGCCTGTCTGGCGGCTGGAATCGGAAACCGGCGAGCAGATTGCCCGTGGGTTGAAGCTGGCCTGCCAGGCGGAAATCGGTCGTCAGAAGCAGGCACTGGCCCAACAGATTGAACAGCTGGCCCAGCAGGAGCGGGATCAGCTGATAGAAAAGCTGAATCGCCAGTACTCGGAAGTGATTGCTGACCTGGAAAAAGAAGAAACCCGGGTGCAGTCGGTCATTCAGAAAGTCTCTGGACGGTCACTGAACATTCGCAGCCTGTTGCGTTGA